The following are from one region of the Magallana gigas chromosome 6, xbMagGiga1.1, whole genome shotgun sequence genome:
- the LOC105332539 gene encoding uncharacterized protein isoform X1 has product MSEASGHPIGNGQSINVEMNVLQDCTSKAMKSRDHMQSNIFMRGFRKPRENRSRWYILFAAAVLIISLIVVAITLAIHFGTSSNDDKFNEGQVETFHLGPSSKGSTVQPTTRGQILTKLTSNYPSTSNEATSSGSSPFVPTTISSTEVHSNKQTTKVVSRQPSVSEQTTGTVTTGSKTKTDYTTTDQKETSQTQTTSTSSRTSTASASSDQTSQTTKPVSQGITETVTEYPLRPTLSVQSNDIDLPYSNSILTIKCVTMYARNWQEMSISHELEDTKSTTLVVVSWNLGSPSVNINSNFTSEVSYKEDALLLTIHSKEVDCSYLGKYTCRLALPGQNYQNTTSVKAVNKKDSKPKLTVSTSVVENNAATIKCSMELNEPNVTIAYKFRPPGLDKYFNLSLSPNITRTWTGCSLQIESTLTMVSKMHDNGSVFMCEVTSYHNNVIKTYTAEAEFHVISKTYCDDKNTYALYPHPYESCNGVIYCYVGGPRVYKINCGAGYCYDTTKTNCVKMDNTSDDVSSVITETTTTGAQTTKSTTESGSI; this is encoded by the exons gTTGAAATGAACGTTTTGCAGGACTGCACCAGCAAGGCAATGAAGTCACGTGATCATATGCAGAGCAACATTTTCATGCGAGGATTCCGGAAGCCGAGAGAAAACAGGAGCCGGTGGTACATCCTCTTTGCAGCTGCTGTGCTGATTATTTCGCTGATAGTTGTTGCTATTACGTTGGCAATACATTTTGGAACCAGTAGTAACG ATGATAAATTCAACGAGGGGCAAGTGGAGACCTTTCACCTCG GCCCATCGAGCAAAGGTTCTACAGTCCAACCCACAACTAGAGGACAGATCCTCACAAAACTCACCTCAAACTACCCATCTACCTCAAACGAAGCGACCTCTTCCG GATCATCGCCGTTCGTGCCAACGACAATTTCTTCAACAGAAGTTCACTCGAACAAGCAGACGACAAAAGTCGTCAGCCGACAGCCCTCTGTAAGTGAGCAGACGACAGGTACAGTGAccaccggaagtaaaacaaaGACCGACTACACAACCACCG ACCAAAAGGAAACGTCTCAAACTCAAACTACCTCAACGAGCTCTCGGACTTCCACTGCCTCCGCTTCTAGCGACCAAACGTCACAAACAACCAAGCCAGTTTCTCAAGGAATCACAGAAACTGTCACCGAGTACCCGCTCAGACCAA cttTATCCGTCCAAAGTAACGACATCGATCTACCCTATTCCAACTCCATCTTAACCATCAAGTGTGTCACAATGTATGCCAGAAATTGGCAGGAAATGAGCATCTCCCATGAATTGGAAGACACCAAATCTACAACACTGGTTGTGGTTAGTTGGAATCTAGGATCGCCAAGCGTAAACATCAACTCCAACTTCACGTCAGAGGTCAGCTATAAAGAGGACGCCCTGTTACTGACCATTCACTCTAAAGAGGTGGACTGTTCATACCTGGGAAAATACACCTGTCGGTTAGCTTTACCTGGGCAAAACTACCAAAATACCACCAGTGTCAAAG CCGTCAATAAAAAAGACTCAAAACCCAAACTAACAGTATCGACAAGCGTCGTTGAAAATAACGCAGCCACCATCAAATGTTCCATGGAACTGAACGAACCGAACGTCACCATCGCTTACAAGTTCCGGCCGCCTGGATTGGATAAATACTTTAACCTTAGTCTGAGCCCTAACATTACCCGGACCTGGACCGGATGCTCCCTCCAAATAGAGAGTACCCTGACGATGGTGTCCAAGATGCACGATAATGGATCGGTGTTCATGTGTGAGGTCACTTCCTATCATAATAACGTCATCAAAACCTATACAGCAGAAGCCGAATTTCATGTCATATCAA aaacatACTGCGATGACAAGAATACGTATGCCCTTTACCCCCACCCTTACGAGAGCTGTAACGGTGTGATATACTGCTATGTGGGCGGACCGCGGGTCTACAAGATCAACTGTGGTGCCGGCTATTGCTACGATACCACCAAGACAAACTGTGTTAAAATGGACAACACTTCGGACGATGTATCTTCTGTAATTACAGAAACCACTACCACTGGCGCCCAAACAACAAAGTCAACGACCGAATCAGGAAGTATATAA
- the LOC105332539 gene encoding uncharacterized protein isoform X2, producing the protein MSEASGHPIGNGQSINDCTSKAMKSRDHMQSNIFMRGFRKPRENRSRWYILFAAAVLIISLIVVAITLAIHFGTSSNDDKFNEGQVETFHLGPSSKGSTVQPTTRGQILTKLTSNYPSTSNEATSSGSSPFVPTTISSTEVHSNKQTTKVVSRQPSVSEQTTGTVTTGSKTKTDYTTTDQKETSQTQTTSTSSRTSTASASSDQTSQTTKPVSQGITETVTEYPLRPTLSVQSNDIDLPYSNSILTIKCVTMYARNWQEMSISHELEDTKSTTLVVVSWNLGSPSVNINSNFTSEVSYKEDALLLTIHSKEVDCSYLGKYTCRLALPGQNYQNTTSVKAVNKKDSKPKLTVSTSVVENNAATIKCSMELNEPNVTIAYKFRPPGLDKYFNLSLSPNITRTWTGCSLQIESTLTMVSKMHDNGSVFMCEVTSYHNNVIKTYTAEAEFHVISKTYCDDKNTYALYPHPYESCNGVIYCYVGGPRVYKINCGAGYCYDTTKTNCVKMDNTSDDVSSVITETTTTGAQTTKSTTESGSI; encoded by the exons GACTGCACCAGCAAGGCAATGAAGTCACGTGATCATATGCAGAGCAACATTTTCATGCGAGGATTCCGGAAGCCGAGAGAAAACAGGAGCCGGTGGTACATCCTCTTTGCAGCTGCTGTGCTGATTATTTCGCTGATAGTTGTTGCTATTACGTTGGCAATACATTTTGGAACCAGTAGTAACG ATGATAAATTCAACGAGGGGCAAGTGGAGACCTTTCACCTCG GCCCATCGAGCAAAGGTTCTACAGTCCAACCCACAACTAGAGGACAGATCCTCACAAAACTCACCTCAAACTACCCATCTACCTCAAACGAAGCGACCTCTTCCG GATCATCGCCGTTCGTGCCAACGACAATTTCTTCAACAGAAGTTCACTCGAACAAGCAGACGACAAAAGTCGTCAGCCGACAGCCCTCTGTAAGTGAGCAGACGACAGGTACAGTGAccaccggaagtaaaacaaaGACCGACTACACAACCACCG ACCAAAAGGAAACGTCTCAAACTCAAACTACCTCAACGAGCTCTCGGACTTCCACTGCCTCCGCTTCTAGCGACCAAACGTCACAAACAACCAAGCCAGTTTCTCAAGGAATCACAGAAACTGTCACCGAGTACCCGCTCAGACCAA cttTATCCGTCCAAAGTAACGACATCGATCTACCCTATTCCAACTCCATCTTAACCATCAAGTGTGTCACAATGTATGCCAGAAATTGGCAGGAAATGAGCATCTCCCATGAATTGGAAGACACCAAATCTACAACACTGGTTGTGGTTAGTTGGAATCTAGGATCGCCAAGCGTAAACATCAACTCCAACTTCACGTCAGAGGTCAGCTATAAAGAGGACGCCCTGTTACTGACCATTCACTCTAAAGAGGTGGACTGTTCATACCTGGGAAAATACACCTGTCGGTTAGCTTTACCTGGGCAAAACTACCAAAATACCACCAGTGTCAAAG CCGTCAATAAAAAAGACTCAAAACCCAAACTAACAGTATCGACAAGCGTCGTTGAAAATAACGCAGCCACCATCAAATGTTCCATGGAACTGAACGAACCGAACGTCACCATCGCTTACAAGTTCCGGCCGCCTGGATTGGATAAATACTTTAACCTTAGTCTGAGCCCTAACATTACCCGGACCTGGACCGGATGCTCCCTCCAAATAGAGAGTACCCTGACGATGGTGTCCAAGATGCACGATAATGGATCGGTGTTCATGTGTGAGGTCACTTCCTATCATAATAACGTCATCAAAACCTATACAGCAGAAGCCGAATTTCATGTCATATCAA aaacatACTGCGATGACAAGAATACGTATGCCCTTTACCCCCACCCTTACGAGAGCTGTAACGGTGTGATATACTGCTATGTGGGCGGACCGCGGGTCTACAAGATCAACTGTGGTGCCGGCTATTGCTACGATACCACCAAGACAAACTGTGTTAAAATGGACAACACTTCGGACGATGTATCTTCTGTAATTACAGAAACCACTACCACTGGCGCCCAAACAACAAAGTCAACGACCGAATCAGGAAGTATATAA